Proteins co-encoded in one Cercospora beticola chromosome 7, complete sequence genomic window:
- the PDX1 gene encoding pyridoxine biosynthesis protein (BUSCO:EOG09263MIB), with protein sequence MAVNDTPANGHAEPSTITAASKTNTTKITSQNDPQSSFAVKVGLAQMLKGGVIMDVVNAEQARIAEEAGACAVMALERVPADIRKDGGVARMSDPQMIKDIMNAVTIPVMAKSRIGHFVECQILQAIGVDYIDESEVLTPADPVNHIDKSVYNVPFVCGCKNLGEALRRISEGAAMIRTKGEAGTGDVVEAVRHMQTVNAEIAKASSASDADLRMMARELQCDYNLLKQTAQLKRLPVVNFAAGGIATPADAALMMQMGCDGVFVGSGIFKSGDAAKRAKAIVQATTHYNDPKVLAEVSSGLGEAMVGINCDKLPETQKLATRGW encoded by the coding sequence ATGGCTGTCAACGACACCCCTGCCAACGGCCACGCCGAGCCCTccaccatcaccgccgcctcgAAGACCAACACCACGAAGATCACATCTCAGAATGATCCTCAATCATCCTTCGCTGTCAAGGTCGGCTTGGCCCAGATGCTCAAGGGTGGCGTGATCATGGATGTGGTCAACGCAGAGCAAGCACGCATTGCTGAAGAGGCGGGTGCATGTGCCGTCATGGCCCTCGAGCGTGTGCCAGCAGATATTCGAAAGGACGGTGGCGTCGCTCGCATGAGCGACCCACAAATGATCAAGGACATCATGAATGCTGTCACTATCCCTGTCATGGCGAAGTCGAGAATTGGTCACTTCGTGGAATGTCAGATTCTCCAAGCCATTGGCGTGGACTACATCGATGAGTCCGAGGTGCTCACACCTGCCGATCCAGTCAACCACATCGACAAGAGCGTGTACAATGTTCCATTCGTGTGTGGATGCAAGAACTTGGGTGAGGCCCTTCGAAGAATATCAGAGGGCGCTGCCATGATCCGGACAAAGGGCGAAGCAGGAACGGGAGATGTCGTCGAGGCAGTGAGACACATGCAAACTGTCAATGCTGAGATTGCAAAGGCCAGCTCAGCATCTGATGCTGATCTTCGCATGATGGCACGAGAGCTGCAGTGCGACTACAACCTGCTCAAGCAGACAGCACAGCTCAAGAGACTGCCAGTCGTGAACTTTGCTGCAGGAGGTATTGCTACGCCAGCCGACGCTGCCTTGATGATGCAAATGGGTTGCGACGGTGTTTTCGTTGGATCTGGTATCTTCAAGTCAGGAGACGCAGCAAAGCGAGCAAAGGCTATCGTGCAGGCCACCACACACTACAACGACCCAAAGGTACTCGCTGAGGTCAGCTCAGGTCTTGGTGAGGCCATGGTGGGCATCAACTGCGACAAGTTGCCAGAGACACAGAAGCTGGCAACCCGTGGATGGTAA